A genomic region of Oncorhynchus mykiss isolate Arlee chromosome 16, USDA_OmykA_1.1, whole genome shotgun sequence contains the following coding sequences:
- the LOC110492473 gene encoding protein BTG1 yields the protein MLAPADVLPETSPVVVYQGPVVPPSPSGQASASKIKTEVSTAASFVARLLRATGYLSEDLLKEFTHSLEEALAEHYQHHWFPQAPCKGSGYRCLRINHKMDPLIGQAACTIGLTREQLFSLLPSELTMWVDPYEVSYRIGEDGSICILYESTPPVPTNANTTDMVSCKEELRFGRPSPSNLFMMTVSS from the exons ATGCTAGCTCCTGCGGATGTCCTCCCGGAGACCTCACCTGTAGTGgtctatcagggccctgtcgttccacccagccccagcggccaag CATCTGCTTCGAAAATTAAAACTGAAGTCTCAACAGCGGCCAGCTTTGTTGCCAGATTGCTGAGAGCAACTGGATACTTGTCGGAAGACCTACTGAAAGAGTTCACCCATTCCTTGGAGGAAGCTTTAGCAG AGCACTACCAACACCACTGGTTCCCCCAGGCTCCATGCAAAGGCTCGGGGTACAGATGTCTCAGGATCAACCACAAAATGGACCCCTTGATTGGCCAAGCAGCTTGCACCATTGGACTCACTCGAGAACAACTCTTCTCACTCCTGCCCAGTGAACTGACGATGTGGGTCGATCCGTACGAGGTGTCCTATCGGATAGGAGAGGATGGCTCCATCTGCATCCTCTACGAGTCCACTCCACCAGTGCCAACTAATGCCAACACAACAGACATGGTCAGCTGCAAGGAAGAACTGAGATTTGGAAGGCCAAGCCCCTCCAATTTGTTCATGATGACCGTCTCAAgctaa
- the ognb gene encoding osteoglycin, paralog b has protein sequence MIDLRTLFFTIILVPWMLSSAARNGYMEARKPKKEVVTIPDYDTTGDSDTSPAAAPKDEGELPTCLLCVCLTGSVYCEEVSPEMTAVPSLPKETAYLYARYNKITKITNKDFADIATLRRIDLTGNLISEIEDGAFSKLALLEELNLSENKLAKLPMLPAKLISFNANYNQLKTKGIKSTAFKKLTKMAYLYLGNNELEAIPQLPESLHIVHLYNNKITTLSDETFCQGNNTQYIRANMEEVRLDGNPLMLAKHPNSFVCLRALPIGPYH, from the exons ATGATAGACCTGAGGACTTTGTTTTTCACCATTATTCTGGTACCGTGGATGCTCTCTTCTGCAGCAAGAAATGGATACATGGAAGCAAGGAAACCTAAG AAAGAGGTTGTGACCATCCCAGACTATGACACCACTGGCGACTCAGATACAAGCCCAGCAGCAGCTCCGAAAGATGAGGGTG AGCTGCCCACgtgcctactgtgtgtgtgtctgactgggtcagTATACTGTGAGGAGGTCTCCCCTGAGATGACAGCAGTTCCATCCCTGCCTAAGGAAACTGCCTATCTCTACGCACgctacaacaaaatcacaaaaatcaCCAACAAAGACTTTGCAGACATTG CAACTTTGAGAAGAATCGATCTGACTGGGAACCTCATCTCTGAGATAGAAGACGGAGCTTTCTCAAAGCTTGCCCTCCTTGAAGAGCTCAATCTCTCAGAGAACAAGCTGGCCAAACTACCCATGTTACCTGCCAAACTCATATCCTTCAATGCCAATTACAACCAGCTTAAAACCAAGGGTATAAAGTCAACCGCTTTTAAG AAACTCACCAAGATGGCGTACCTCTACCTTGGCAATAACGAGCTGGAGGCAATCCCACAACTTCCAGAGAGTCTCCACATTGTGCACCTATAT AACAATAAGATCACCACGCTATCGGATGAGACCTTCTGCCAAGGCAACAACACTCAGTACATCAGAGCCAACATGGAGGAGGTGAGACTGGATGGCAACCCTCTGATGCTGGCCAAGCATCCCAACAGCTTTGTTTGCCTCAGGGCCCTGCCCATTGGACCGTACCACTGA
- the LOC110492474 gene encoding small integral membrane protein 4, whose amino-acid sequence MFQRKSQNIKYFLSLVPGKRRFGVYRFLPVFFCIGGVMEWVMINVRIGRETFYDVYRRKKSEREYQQKIEDGLIVLTKPVAK is encoded by the exons ATGTTTCAGAGGAAGAGTCAAAATATCAAGTACTTCCTGAGTCTTGTGCCAGGGAAACGTCGCTTTGGAGTGTACAGATTTCTGCCCGTCTTCTTCTGTATTGGAGGTGTGATGGAATGGGTCATGATCAACGTGAGGATTGGAAGGGAGACATTCT ATGATGTCTACAGAAGAAAGAAGTCAGAGAGGGAATACCAGCAGAAGATCGAGGATGGATTGATTGTACTTACTAAACCAGTAGCCAAGTGA